Proteins encoded by one window of Halosolutus amylolyticus:
- a CDS encoding phenylacetate--CoA ligase family protein, with amino-acid sequence MSWPTIPTADARPDLESPYWDEHQETRPPEERREAILEKLTEQVRYAYDNSEFYREFYADVDVDPRNITSFEEFEQLPILRSDDIKQEQKEHPPFGRLLCIDEEDITRIYGTSGTTGRPKVFGIGEDDWERIGEWHAQILWSVGLRPDDRVIITSPFIQYLGSWGALAGVDRLGCTTFPFGAGMEGQTEQAVEWIADLQPDALYGTPSYALYLGETAQESGYDPADDFSFDVMFFSGEPGASVPSTRRQIETMFDCEVIDQGSMAEMTPWMSNSGCEHLKNGMHIWNDIVYTELLDVETETPLDYGAEGVPTYTHLERTSQPMIRYWSGDITRWERHDVTDCDCGRTYPTLPKGIYGRADDMLVIRGKNVFPSQIEDQLHALDDFGDEFRVVVEREGTLDTLRLIVELADGAQTTADEFQDVVRTAIKSEIGVTPDVNVIQQGELERTQFKADRVKDERELAVEI; translated from the coding sequence ATGAGTTGGCCAACCATACCCACAGCAGACGCTCGTCCGGATCTGGAGTCGCCGTACTGGGACGAGCACCAGGAGACGCGACCGCCGGAGGAACGCCGCGAGGCAATCCTCGAGAAGCTAACCGAACAGGTCCGGTACGCGTACGACAACAGCGAGTTCTATCGCGAGTTCTACGCCGACGTCGACGTCGATCCGCGGAACATCACGTCCTTCGAGGAGTTCGAACAGCTCCCGATCCTGCGATCGGACGACATCAAGCAGGAACAGAAAGAACACCCGCCGTTCGGGCGACTCCTCTGTATCGACGAGGAGGACATCACCCGAATCTACGGCACGTCGGGGACGACCGGTCGCCCGAAAGTCTTCGGGATCGGCGAGGACGACTGGGAACGGATCGGCGAGTGGCACGCGCAAATCCTCTGGAGCGTCGGCCTCCGCCCGGACGATCGGGTCATCATCACGAGTCCGTTCATCCAGTACCTGGGCTCGTGGGGCGCGCTCGCGGGCGTCGACCGGCTGGGCTGTACGACGTTCCCGTTCGGTGCGGGGATGGAGGGCCAGACCGAGCAGGCGGTAGAGTGGATCGCCGACCTCCAGCCCGACGCGCTGTACGGGACGCCGTCGTACGCGCTGTACCTCGGAGAAACCGCCCAGGAAAGCGGCTACGACCCGGCCGATGATTTCAGCTTCGACGTCATGTTCTTCTCCGGGGAACCGGGTGCGAGCGTCCCGTCGACGCGTCGGCAGATCGAGACGATGTTCGACTGCGAGGTCATCGATCAGGGGAGCATGGCCGAGATGACCCCGTGGATGTCGAACTCCGGGTGCGAGCACCTCAAGAACGGGATGCACATCTGGAACGACATCGTCTACACCGAACTGCTCGACGTAGAGACGGAAACGCCGCTCGATTACGGGGCGGAGGGCGTGCCGACCTACACCCACCTTGAGCGGACCTCGCAGCCGATGATCCGCTACTGGAGTGGCGACATAACGCGCTGGGAGCGACACGACGTGACCGATTGCGACTGCGGCCGCACGTATCCGACCCTCCCCAAAGGTATATACGGCCGCGCGGACGACATGTTGGTTATCCGGGGAAAAAACGTCTTTCCCTCGCAGATCGAAGATCAACTCCACGCGCTCGACGACTTCGGCGACGAGTTCCGCGTCGTCGTCGAGCGGGAAGGAACCCTCGACACGCTCCGCCTCATCGTCGAACTCGCGGACGGTGCCCAGACGACCGCGGACGAGTTCCAAGACGTCGTTCGGACGGCGATCAAGTCGGAAATCGGCGTCACGCCGGACGTCAACGTGATCCAGCAAGGCGAACTCGAACGGACGCAGTTCAAGGCCGATCGAGTCAAAGACGAGCGCGAACTGGCAGTCGAAATTTGA
- a CDS encoding acyl-CoA mutase large subunit family protein yields MFDEDRFNEFLAARDDWEANTLDEWLEGHPERKEVFETLSGYERQRLYTPEDVEDLDYESDLGFPGEPPFTRGAYPTMYRGRHWTHRQIAGFETAEETNERYKYLLEQGQTGLSTDFDHPTLTGYDSDDDHSEGEVGRIGVAIDTLDDFEDLFEDIPLDEVSTSMTINSPAPILLAFYVALADQRGVDREKLRGTIQNSIFKEFIAQKTFALPPRPNIKLVEDVIEYCTEEVPNWYWANVSGYHTREAGGTAAQEAAFTIAAGMGYIESGIERGLDPDDFAPRMSFFYVSQTDFFEEIAKFRAVRRIWARIMEDRYGAESDAARRMRYHVQTAGESLTAKQPMVNIARTTIQALAAVLGGCQSLHTNGYDEALSIPSEDAMRIALRTQQVIAHESGVADTIDPLGGSYYVEKATRDMEERVLEYLAEIEELGDGSMREGMLRGIETGYFEQEIVDSSYEWEKRKAEGDLKKVGVNCFTEGGDDTEIELFQADPETEERQKERLQRVKEGRDDELVEERIDALREAVENGENVMPYLVDAAKAYATEGEMMGVLREKYGTYEDPGVF; encoded by the coding sequence ATGTTCGACGAGGACCGATTCAACGAGTTCCTCGCCGCCCGGGACGACTGGGAGGCGAACACCCTCGACGAGTGGCTCGAGGGGCATCCCGAGCGCAAGGAGGTGTTCGAGACGCTGTCGGGGTACGAACGCCAGCGCCTCTACACGCCGGAGGACGTCGAGGACCTCGATTACGAGTCCGACCTCGGCTTCCCGGGCGAACCGCCGTTCACGCGCGGGGCCTACCCCACGATGTACCGCGGCCGCCACTGGACCCACCGCCAGATCGCGGGGTTCGAGACGGCCGAAGAGACGAACGAACGGTACAAGTACCTGCTCGAGCAGGGGCAGACGGGGCTGTCGACCGACTTCGACCATCCGACGCTGACCGGCTACGACTCCGACGATGATCACTCCGAGGGCGAGGTCGGTCGCATCGGCGTCGCGATCGATACGCTCGACGACTTCGAGGACCTCTTCGAGGACATCCCTCTCGACGAGGTCTCGACGAGCATGACGATCAACTCGCCCGCGCCGATCCTGCTCGCGTTCTACGTCGCGCTCGCGGACCAGCGCGGGGTCGATCGAGAGAAACTCCGCGGGACGATCCAGAACTCCATTTTCAAGGAGTTCATCGCGCAGAAGACGTTCGCGCTCCCGCCGCGACCGAACATCAAACTCGTCGAGGACGTCATCGAGTACTGTACCGAAGAGGTGCCGAACTGGTACTGGGCGAACGTCAGCGGTTACCACACCCGCGAAGCCGGGGGGACCGCCGCACAGGAGGCGGCGTTCACCATCGCCGCGGGGATGGGCTACATCGAATCCGGTATCGAGCGCGGCCTCGATCCCGACGACTTCGCGCCGCGGATGTCGTTCTTCTACGTCTCCCAGACCGACTTCTTCGAGGAGATCGCGAAGTTCCGCGCGGTCCGGCGCATCTGGGCCCGTATCATGGAAGACCGCTACGGTGCGGAGAGCGACGCCGCGCGGCGGATGCGATACCACGTCCAGACGGCCGGCGAGAGCCTCACCGCCAAACAGCCGATGGTCAACATTGCCCGGACGACGATCCAGGCCCTCGCCGCGGTGCTCGGCGGCTGTCAGTCGCTGCACACGAACGGGTACGACGAGGCGCTGTCGATCCCGAGCGAGGACGCCATGCGGATCGCATTGCGAACCCAGCAGGTCATCGCCCACGAGTCGGGCGTCGCGGATACCATCGATCCGCTGGGCGGCAGTTACTACGTCGAGAAGGCCACCAGGGACATGGAAGAGCGCGTCCTCGAGTACCTCGCGGAGATCGAAGAACTCGGCGACGGAAGCATGCGTGAGGGGATGTTGCGCGGCATCGAGACCGGTTACTTCGAACAGGAGATCGTCGACTCCTCCTACGAGTGGGAGAAGCGAAAGGCCGAGGGCGATCTGAAGAAAGTCGGCGTCAACTGCTTCACGGAGGGTGGCGACGACACGGAGATCGAACTGTTCCAGGCCGACCCGGAAACCGAGGAGCGCCAGAAAGAGCGCCTGCAGCGGGTCAAAGAGGGGCGCGACGACGAACTCGTCGAGGAGCGGATCGACGCGCTCCGCGAGGCGGTCGAGAACGGCGAAAACGTCATGCCCTACCTCGTCGACGCCGCGAAGGCGTACGCAACCGAGGGCGAGATGATGGGCGTGCTACGCGAGAAGTACGGAACCTACGAAGATCCAGGAGTGTTCTAA
- a CDS encoding thiamine pyrophosphate-binding protein, with translation MAKTGAELAAESLADLTERVYGLCGGHIQPIWDAVADTDASIIDTRDERAAVHGAHADAEVTGDLGVALVTAGPGFTNALTGIANASTFGTPLLIVTGYPPVPQFDRGALQSIPHRDMSEAVTVTDRTVYEADRVREYLFEAAAAALDERGPAVVEIPTDVLRATATRVRDRQVPTGPTDPAAPEDAIAGAADALRDADRPVAVLGRGSRDAAAEIRAFVESTAVPVLTTAGSKGVVPESNDYCVPGARGDAMGEADCYLLLGKRLDFTLGYGSPAVYGDATFVQVDVDADALRRNRTPDVAVRGTVPSVVSALTDRLDGPLGVPGWAEGLQTTHEDRAARLTERKTADDTPIHPYRVCGAIERAIDDDAIVICDGGDALSFGRVAIPTANPRGYLDPGPLGCLGVGLPFAIGASLAQRETDVVCFTGDGSLGFNLADLETAVRQEADVTIVVANNAAWNIERYDQLENYDREVGSELGHVAFDEVAAGLGADGVSVSDPAALDETVERAVETDGPVVVDVPVDTEAVSPDAANGLARVPEYQPLDAWDDAEREYRQG, from the coding sequence ATGGCGAAGACCGGTGCGGAACTAGCTGCTGAATCGCTCGCCGATCTCACGGAGCGGGTGTACGGGCTGTGCGGCGGTCACATTCAGCCGATCTGGGACGCAGTCGCCGATACGGACGCGTCGATAATCGACACGCGCGACGAGCGGGCCGCCGTCCACGGCGCCCACGCCGACGCGGAAGTGACCGGCGACCTCGGCGTTGCACTCGTGACCGCCGGACCCGGGTTCACGAACGCGCTGACGGGAATCGCGAACGCCAGCACGTTCGGTACCCCGCTCCTGATCGTCACGGGATACCCGCCCGTCCCGCAGTTCGACCGGGGGGCGCTCCAGTCGATCCCACACCGCGACATGAGCGAGGCCGTGACGGTGACCGATCGGACGGTTTACGAGGCCGATCGGGTCCGGGAGTACCTGTTCGAGGCCGCGGCGGCGGCGCTCGACGAGCGCGGCCCCGCGGTCGTCGAAATCCCGACAGACGTCCTCCGCGCGACCGCGACCCGGGTCCGGGACCGGCAGGTACCGACGGGGCCGACCGACCCCGCGGCCCCCGAAGACGCAATCGCCGGAGCGGCGGACGCGTTACGGGACGCCGATCGACCCGTGGCGGTTCTGGGGCGGGGATCCCGGGACGCGGCGGCCGAGATCCGCGCGTTCGTCGAGTCGACGGCGGTGCCGGTCCTCACGACGGCCGGCAGTAAGGGGGTCGTCCCCGAGTCGAACGACTACTGCGTGCCTGGGGCGCGGGGCGACGCGATGGGGGAAGCGGACTGCTATCTTCTCCTCGGCAAACGCCTCGACTTCACGCTCGGGTACGGGAGTCCGGCGGTCTACGGCGACGCGACGTTCGTCCAGGTCGACGTCGACGCCGACGCCCTGCGGCGGAACCGGACGCCGGACGTCGCCGTCCGGGGAACCGTCCCGTCCGTCGTCTCCGCTCTCACCGATCGACTCGACGGGCCGCTGGGCGTTCCCGGGTGGGCCGAGGGGTTGCAGACGACCCACGAGGATCGTGCGGCGCGCCTGACCGAGCGGAAGACGGCGGACGATACGCCGATCCACCCCTACCGGGTCTGCGGGGCGATCGAGCGCGCCATCGACGACGACGCGATCGTCATCTGCGACGGCGGGGACGCGCTGTCGTTCGGGCGCGTCGCGATCCCGACCGCGAACCCGCGTGGCTACCTCGATCCGGGTCCACTCGGGTGTCTCGGTGTGGGACTGCCGTTCGCCATCGGCGCGTCGCTCGCCCAGCGGGAGACCGACGTCGTCTGTTTCACCGGGGACGGATCGCTTGGGTTCAACCTGGCGGACCTCGAGACGGCCGTCCGCCAGGAGGCCGACGTCACGATCGTCGTCGCGAACAACGCCGCGTGGAACATCGAACGGTACGATCAACTGGAGAACTACGATCGGGAGGTCGGCAGCGAACTCGGCCACGTCGCGTTCGACGAGGTGGCGGCCGGCCTCGGCGCCGACGGCGTCTCCGTCTCGGATCCGGCTGCGCTCGACGAAACCGTCGAACGAGCGGTCGAAACGGACGGGCCGGTCGTCGTCGACGTCCCGGTAGACACCGAAGCGGTGAGCCCGGACGCCGCGAACGGACTGGCCCGAGTCCCGGAGTACCAGCCGCTCGACGCCTGGGACGACGCGGAGCGGGAGTACCGCCAGGGATGA
- a CDS encoding IclR family transcriptional regulator, which yields MTTNDRIPIKTTGTAFDLLEVLAREGETTLPELAGHLEMPTSTVHDHLLTLQKLGYVVKTGNAYRVSTRLLNMGESARRKMKIFPPAKKEVDKLAAQTGEHAALGIEENGQTVLLYISKGEDALNLGVSEGFRMAMPTNCLGKAMLAFLPDDRVEEILDRHGLPEITDNSLTSRDELYEQLDLIRDRRYATDVGERVGGVNAVAAPIVTEDTVRGALAISAPANRMEGDRFEMELPNLLLQSTNVVEVQYTLGE from the coding sequence ATGACCACGAACGATCGGATCCCGATCAAAACTACCGGGACGGCGTTCGACCTGCTCGAGGTGCTCGCCAGGGAAGGGGAGACGACGTTACCGGAACTGGCGGGGCACCTGGAGATGCCGACGAGCACGGTTCACGATCACCTGCTCACGCTACAGAAACTCGGGTACGTCGTCAAGACGGGAAACGCATACCGCGTGAGCACGCGCCTGCTGAATATGGGGGAGTCAGCACGCCGGAAGATGAAAATCTTCCCGCCAGCGAAGAAGGAGGTGGACAAACTCGCCGCACAGACGGGCGAGCACGCCGCTCTCGGGATCGAGGAGAACGGCCAGACCGTCCTGCTCTACATCTCGAAAGGCGAGGACGCGCTCAACCTCGGCGTCTCCGAAGGGTTCCGGATGGCGATGCCGACGAACTGCCTCGGCAAGGCGATGCTTGCGTTTCTCCCGGACGATCGGGTCGAGGAGATACTCGATCGTCACGGGTTGCCGGAGATCACGGACAACTCCCTGACGAGTCGCGACGAACTCTACGAGCAACTCGACCTGATCCGGGACCGCCGGTACGCGACGGACGTCGGCGAGCGCGTCGGCGGCGTCAACGCCGTCGCCGCGCCGATCGTCACCGAGGACACCGTCCGCGGCGCGCTCGCCATCAGCGCGCCCGCCAACCGGATGGAGGGCGATCGGTTCGAGATGGAACTCCCGAACCTGTTGCTCCAGTCGACGAACGTCGTCGAGGTCCAGTACACGCTCGGCGAGTGA
- the meaB gene encoding methylmalonyl Co-A mutase-associated GTPase MeaB, translated as MTVSTPPVENLDDDLRSLVDGVLEGDQLSLSRLISRIENDAPGYRDAVKVLHEHTTGTRTIGITGQPGAGKSTLVDKLVDALRERGLTVGVIAVDPSSPYSGGSVLGDRVRQTSRNEDPDVFFRSMSARGHVGGLAAATFDVVHAMDAYGKDVILVETVGAGQNEVEIVRAADTVCVVALPGAGDDVQANKAGILEIADVFAVNKADYDGAKRTAQELQQMIRIGRDLERSDAGDPADDPDTWVPSVELTVATTGDGIADLVEAFDDHYAFLRESGELEETRSRRFEQEVRTHLQNELEDLGDAMVAAHRDLFADDVDPYTASEELVDPFRRAVEGHLEDG; from the coding sequence ATGACCGTCTCCACGCCGCCCGTCGAGAACCTCGACGACGACCTGCGATCGCTCGTCGACGGCGTGCTCGAGGGCGATCAACTCTCGCTCTCGCGACTGATTTCGCGCATCGAGAACGACGCGCCGGGCTACCGCGACGCGGTGAAGGTGCTCCACGAGCACACGACCGGCACCAGAACGATCGGCATCACGGGTCAACCCGGCGCGGGGAAATCGACGCTCGTGGACAAACTGGTCGACGCGCTGCGCGAACGCGGTCTCACCGTCGGCGTCATCGCCGTCGACCCGTCGTCGCCCTACTCCGGCGGGAGCGTCCTCGGCGATCGCGTCCGCCAGACCTCGCGCAACGAGGATCCCGACGTGTTCTTCAGATCGATGAGCGCACGCGGACACGTGGGCGGCCTCGCGGCCGCGACGTTCGACGTCGTCCATGCTATGGACGCCTACGGGAAAGACGTCATCCTCGTCGAGACCGTCGGGGCCGGACAGAACGAGGTCGAGATCGTCCGGGCCGCGGACACCGTCTGCGTCGTCGCGCTCCCCGGTGCCGGCGACGACGTCCAGGCGAACAAGGCGGGTATCCTCGAAATCGCAGACGTCTTCGCCGTCAACAAGGCCGACTACGACGGCGCGAAGCGAACGGCTCAGGAACTCCAGCAGATGATCCGGATCGGTCGCGACCTCGAGCGAAGCGACGCGGGCGATCCGGCGGACGATCCGGACACCTGGGTGCCGTCCGTCGAACTGACGGTCGCGACCACCGGCGACGGGATCGCGGACCTCGTCGAAGCCTTCGACGACCACTACGCGTTCCTCCGAGAGAGCGGCGAACTCGAGGAAACCCGTTCGCGGCGGTTCGAACAGGAGGTGCGAACGCACCTGCAGAACGAACTCGAGGACCTGGGCGACGCGATGGTTGCGGCCCACCGCGACCTGTTCGCGGACGACGTCGATCCGTACACCGCCTCCGAGGAACTCGTCGACCCCTTCCGTCGCGCCGTCGAGGGCCACCTCGAAGACGGCTAA
- a CDS encoding cobalamin B12-binding domain-containing protein — translation MAATDSNETERTVRVLIGKPGLDGHDRGAKVVARACRDAGFEVIYSGLRQSPEAIVQTAIQEDVDVLGLSILSGAHDTLVPKIIDLLEEKGMTDVLVLVGGTIPEVDRDDLREQGVDRVFGPDTDINNIVEYVDREVST, via the coding sequence ATGGCAGCAACCGATAGCAACGAGACGGAACGAACTGTGCGCGTACTGATCGGCAAACCGGGTCTCGACGGCCACGACAGAGGGGCGAAAGTCGTCGCCCGCGCGTGTCGCGACGCGGGCTTCGAGGTCATCTACTCCGGGCTCCGCCAGTCGCCCGAGGCGATCGTCCAGACGGCCATCCAGGAGGACGTCGACGTCCTCGGACTGAGCATCCTGAGCGGCGCCCACGACACGCTCGTCCCGAAGATAATCGACCTGCTGGAGGAGAAGGGCATGACGGACGTCCTGGTCCTCGTCGGCGGTACCATCCCGGAGGTCGACAGGGACGACCTCAGGGAACAGGGCGTGGACCGGGTCTTCGGGCCGGACACGGACATCAACAACATCGTCGAGTACGTCGATCGAGAGGTATCGACGTGA